In Nematostella vectensis chromosome 3, jaNemVect1.1, whole genome shotgun sequence, the genomic window ATGTATTTGACCATGTGCATAGTTACCCATAATGAGAATCTTGAACGTATCCAACCCTTTTCGCCAGTCGCTCTACGGCAATAGGCTTCATTCCACTTGGCGCTTCTTCAATTAAGGCTATTCCAACACTATGCAAAGTGTGGAGCCACTCAAAAAGAGCAGATTTCTTGGTCATAATATCCTCATAATTGAACCTGACAAGTTTTCCTTGCAACATACTTTTATTCCAGAACTCCACACCTTTCTTGTTGAGTTTCATTTTTCCTGTCAGGTCATCACTTTCAGGGAGTTTTTTATTGTGCAGCCAAGCTGAGTTGAACTGACTGATATGCTCATTTGGCCATGTTATGTGAATCTGCTTACCATCATCTCTCATTTCAACTGCCTTCGGCTTCACATCAAGATCAACCTCGCTGATACTGTCTAAATTTCTTTGCAATAAGAGGCTGTTATAGCACTTGGGGCACTGGCAATTATCACGCAAGTAGACATAAGGATAGCGATTTATCTGGTTATTCTTCCAGTGAACATGCAACATACCATCATTATCCTCAAGCTCTATGTGCTTCACTAATGCAGAGGAAGCCACCACGCTGCTCTTAGATCGTACCACACCCAACACCCTCAGCTGGTTGACATATGATGGCCTACACAGGGTTGATCGCAATCGGCACAACATCATAACTACACCAAAAGGAAAAGCTAATTGTTAAGGAATTTCATGGTACTACCTACCAAATACCAGAGAGGGTAGACCAAGATTAAAAGTGCGGGGCTAAAGACAAAATTCAAGATCCTTTGTGCATAGGGGGTTTGGAAGCATGCTGTAAAAATGCTAAATTTACATAAAGTATCAGATGGGGAGGGGCATGGAGGCCCttaccacacacacacacttttctGAGTGAATGTGTCATTCTTTCAACCGATTGATTGATAAAAGTCGGTCTTACAAAAATTTCTTCACTGCTTGTATTGCTTTATTAGCACTCTGTTCTATGGCCCAGGGCCCAGGTTTTAATGACATCTGAATTTCCCTATTATGTGCACatgataataaacaataaa contains:
- the LOC5512115 gene encoding gamma-butyrobetaine dioxygenase, producing the protein MMLCRLRSTLCRPSYVNQLRVLGVVRSKSSVVASSALVKHIELEDNDGMLHVHWKNNQINRYPYVYLRDNCQCPKCYNSLLLQRNLDSISEVDLDVKPKAVEMRDDGKQIHITWPNEHISQFNSAWLHNKKLPESDDLTGKMKLNKKGVEFWNKSMLQGKLVRFNYEDIMTKKSALFEWLHTLHSVGIALIEEAPSGMKPIAVERLAKRVGYVQDSHYGHTFDVNAKFDANNLAYTTADLPLHCDVPQLEYYPGVQMLHCLKQAPTEGGESIFVDGFFIAQEIKEQHPRLFNLLATTPIPFVDIGKDEFGDFHLMNKRKTIELDELGHIVRFAYSNHMRDYFMDSPVEKVQLLYQAYLILSQMMRDPVNMIEYKLSPGEVVSFNNSRVLHGRRGYTITGEGNRHLQGCYMDWDLVNARLRNLATVLGKTFED